Genomic segment of Serinicoccus hydrothermalis:
AAGGACGGCACCGTCCTCGGGCTCAAGGTCGAGCTCCTCGCCGACATGGGGGCATACCTCGGTCTGGTCACCCCGGGCGTGCCGATCCTCGGCGCCTTCATGTTCAACAGCATCTACAAGTTCCCGGCCTACCACTTCTCCTGCACCAACGTCTTCACCAACAAGACGTGGACCGACGCCTACCGCGGCGCCGGGCGGCCCGAGGCCACCTTCGCGATCGAGCGGATCATGGACGAGCTCGCGCTGGAGCTGGGGCGGGACCCGATGGAGGTGCGCGAGCAGAACTGGATCACGCACGAGGAGTTCCCCTTCACCACGGTCTGCGGGCTGGAGTACGACTCGGGCAACTACGAGGCCGCCACCGAGCGCGCCAAGGAGCTCTTCGGGTATGACGAGCTGCGGGCCGAGCAGCAGCGTCGCCGGGACAGCGGTGACCGGGTGCAGCTCGGGCTCGGCATCTCGACCTTCACCGAGATGTGCGGGCTCGCGCCCTCGCGGGTGCTGGGCTCGCTCAACTACGGCGCCGGCGGCTGGGAGCACGCCTCCGTGCGCATGCTGCCGACGGGCAAGGTCGAGGTCATCACCGGGTCCTCCGCCCACGGCCAGGGCCACGAGACGGCGTGGAGCCAGATCGTGGCCGACCAGCTCGGCGTGCCCTTCGAGGACGTCGAGGTGCTGCACGGCGACACCCAGATCAGCCACAAGGGCCTGGACACCTACGGCTCCCGCTCCCTCGTCGTCGGCGGTCAGGCGGTCATCAACGCCGCCAAGAAGGTGATCGAGAAGGCGAAGCCGCTCGCGGCATACCAGCTCGAGGCCAACGTGGACGACCTGGAGTTCAGCGACGGGAAGTTCACCGTCAAGGGCGCCGGGTCCGACCAGGAGGGCATCGGGCTCGCCGGCCTGGCGCTCGCCGTCTTCGCCGCGCACGACCTGCCCGAGGGCATGGAGCCGAGCCTGGACGCGGACGCGACCTTCGACCCGGTCAACTTCTCCTTCCCGCACGGCACGCACCTGTGCGCGATGGAGGTCGACACCGAGACCGGCGCCACCAAGATGCGGTCTTACGTCTGCGTCGACGACATCGGCAACGTCGTCAACCCGCTCATCGTCGAGGGGCAGGTGCACGGCGGGCTGGTGCAGGGCATCGCCCAGGCGCTGTGGGAGGAGGCGGTGTACGACGAGCAGGGCACCCTGGTCTCCGGCTCGTTCGTCGACTACACCCTGCCGACGACGGCCGACACCATCAACTTCGTCACCGACCGGACCACCTCGCCGGCGACGTCGAACGACCTCGGGGTGAAGGGCGTGGGCGAGGCCGGCTGCATCGCCTCGACGCCCGCCGTCGTCAACGCCGTGCTCGACGCGATCCGGCAGTACGGCGTCAAGGACATCCTCATGCCGTGCACCCCGGAGCGGGTGTGGCGGGCCATCCAGGACGGCCAGGCCGGGGCGGACACCCCGACCGCAGAGGACGCCGCGGGCCACTTCGCCCAGGGCGAGCCCAACCAGGACCCGCCCGGACCCGCCGGGGTCACGGGCACGACCACGACGACGCAGGAAGGCGGTCAGGCATGATCCCCCCCGAGTTCGACTACGCCGCACCCGCGACGGTGGAGGAGGCGCTGGCCCTGCTCGCCGAGCACGGCGACGAGGCCAAGGTCATGTCCGGCGGCCAGTCGCTGCTGCCGGTGCTCCGCATGCGCCTCAACGCACCGGGCATCGTCGTGGACATCTCCCGGATCGAGGAGATCAAGGGCATCACCGACACCGGTGACGCGATCCGGATCGGGGCGGGGGCGACATACCAGGACGTCCTCGACTCCGACCTGATCAGCGAGCACCTCGCGCTGCTCCACACCGCGCTCACCGAGGTCGCGGACGCCCAGATCCGGCATCGCGGCACGGTATGCGGGGCGCTCGTCCACGCCGACCCGGCCGGCGACGTCGGGGCGCCGGTCCTGGCGCTGGAGGGCCGCATGGTCATCCAGGGGCAGGACGGCGAGCGCACGGTCGAGGCCTCCGACTTCTTCGTCGACCTCTTCGAGACCGCGGTCGGCGAGGACGAGCTGCTCGTCGCGGTCGAGATCCCCAAACACACCGGCTGGGGCGCGCACTACGAGAAGTTCGTGCGGGTCTCCCACCAGTGGGCGATCATCGGTATCGCGGCGGCGGTGCGCGTCGAGGGTGGCACCATCGCCGAGGCGCGGGTGGGCCTGACCAACATGGGCGCCACCCCGCTGCGGGCCACCGCGGTGGAGGAGGCGCTCGTGGGCAAGGAGGCGACCGAGGAGGCCGTCGCCGAGGCGTGCGCCCAGGTGGGC
This window contains:
- a CDS encoding xanthine dehydrogenase family protein molybdopterin-binding subunit, which codes for MTAVDDRPQAEAAHEVGRDRRRKEDQRLITGRTKWTDNLQLQGMLHLAMVRSPVAHARITGIDTSAAQEAQGVIAVLTGEDVKDLQGSLPCAWPITEDQKAPDHPAIAVDRVAFSGEVVAVVAARSAAAARDAAELVDVDYEDLPAALELKAAAADETLAHPDLGTNLSATWVFDSAEAGTGSSVEDAIRDAEVVVEREFRQQRLIPSFMEPRSTVVDPTGEQFVMWSATQVPHILRLMLAMTLGVDESKVRVIAPDVGGGFGGKLQVTPEEIITFLMARKTGRPCKWTETRSESLLAAHHGRDQWQKLTLAAKKDGTVLGLKVELLADMGAYLGLVTPGVPILGAFMFNSIYKFPAYHFSCTNVFTNKTWTDAYRGAGRPEATFAIERIMDELALELGRDPMEVREQNWITHEEFPFTTVCGLEYDSGNYEAATERAKELFGYDELRAEQQRRRDSGDRVQLGLGISTFTEMCGLAPSRVLGSLNYGAGGWEHASVRMLPTGKVEVITGSSAHGQGHETAWSQIVADQLGVPFEDVEVLHGDTQISHKGLDTYGSRSLVVGGQAVINAAKKVIEKAKPLAAYQLEANVDDLEFSDGKFTVKGAGSDQEGIGLAGLALAVFAAHDLPEGMEPSLDADATFDPVNFSFPHGTHLCAMEVDTETGATKMRSYVCVDDIGNVVNPLIVEGQVHGGLVQGIAQALWEEAVYDEQGTLVSGSFVDYTLPTTADTINFVTDRTTSPATSNDLGVKGVGEAGCIASTPAVVNAVLDAIRQYGVKDILMPCTPERVWRAIQDGQAGADTPTAEDAAGHFAQGEPNQDPPGPAGVTGTTTTTQEGGQA
- a CDS encoding FAD binding domain-containing protein, whose protein sequence is MIPPEFDYAAPATVEEALALLAEHGDEAKVMSGGQSLLPVLRMRLNAPGIVVDISRIEEIKGITDTGDAIRIGAGATYQDVLDSDLISEHLALLHTALTEVADAQIRHRGTVCGALVHADPAGDVGAPVLALEGRMVIQGQDGERTVEASDFFVDLFETAVGEDELLVAVEIPKHTGWGAHYEKFVRVSHQWAIIGIAAAVRVEGGTIAEARVGLTNMGATPLRATAVEEALVGKEATEEAVAEACAQVGEGTDPPSDLNGQADYRKHVAGVLTRRAVLAAAGA